From Gammaproteobacteria bacterium, a single genomic window includes:
- the rimP gene encoding ribosome maturation factor RimP, whose amino-acid sequence MEQTKLMQLIEPVIKGLGFELWGCEYVPRRRQSLLRVYIDRRDGITLDDCGRVSHQLSGVLDVEDPIGGAYILEVSSPGLDRQLFKAEHFRRYCGHRVRIRLKWLIEGRRKFDARLRDVEGKQVRVVELEKAYVIPLAAIEQARLVPDMTQT is encoded by the coding sequence ATGGAACAAACCAAGCTCATGCAACTGATCGAGCCGGTGATCAAGGGCCTGGGCTTTGAGTTGTGGGGCTGCGAATATGTGCCGCGCCGGAGGCAGTCATTATTGCGGGTTTATATCGACCGGCGCGACGGCATAACCCTGGACGATTGCGGTCGGGTCAGTCATCAACTGAGCGGCGTGCTCGATGTCGAAGATCCGATTGGCGGCGCATATATCCTGGAAGTGTCCTCACCGGGACTGGATCGCCAGCTGTTTAAAGCTGAGCATTTCCGGCGATATTGTGGTCACCGGGTCAGGATCAGACTCAAATGGCTGATCGAGGGGCGGCGAAAATTCGATGCGCGGTTGCGCGACGTGGAGGGTAAGCAGGTGAGGGTCGTCGAGCTGGAGAAAGCGTATGTGATTCCGCTCGCGGCGATCGAGCAGGCGCGTCTGGTGCCGGACATGACCCAGACATGA
- a CDS encoding NAD-dependent isocitrate dehydrogenase, whose translation MTTSSATAKIPATLIMGDGIGPEIVEATVNVLKALGAGFDWDYQEAGMAAVRLYGDPLPRSTLESIRRNHLALKGPLITPVGGGYRSINVTLRREFQLFANIRPARSYLPEGLFKDVDVILIRENTEGFYVGVEHYIPIADDPRAVAEASGIITRFACRRIAEYACELALKAGRKKITIVHKANILKALTGLFLETCQEVCRRYQDRLTIEERIVDNCAMQLVINPAQFDIILTTNMFGDILSDECAGLVGGLGMAPGANIGTEAALFEAVHGSAPDIAGKGIANPTALMLAAALMLEHVHQHDNAERLRNAIKDVLGKDQVRTPDLCGEATTIQFADAVIRRLD comes from the coding sequence ATGACCACCAGTAGTGCAACTGCCAAGATTCCGGCAACTTTAATCATGGGCGACGGCATCGGGCCCGAGATTGTCGAGGCCACCGTCAACGTGCTAAAAGCATTGGGGGCGGGTTTCGACTGGGACTATCAGGAAGCCGGCATGGCCGCGGTGCGGCTTTACGGCGACCCCTTGCCCCGCAGTACGCTGGAGAGCATTCGCCGCAACCATCTCGCGCTCAAGGGGCCGCTGATAACCCCCGTCGGTGGCGGCTACCGTTCGATCAATGTCACCTTGCGCCGGGAATTCCAGCTATTCGCCAACATCCGCCCGGCGCGCTCGTATCTGCCGGAGGGCCTGTTCAAGGATGTCGACGTGATATTGATTCGGGAGAACACCGAAGGATTTTATGTCGGCGTCGAGCATTACATCCCGATCGCCGACGATCCGCGCGCCGTGGCCGAGGCGTCCGGCATCATCACGCGCTTTGCGTGCCGTCGCATCGCCGAATATGCCTGCGAGCTCGCGCTCAAGGCGGGACGCAAAAAAATTACCATCGTACACAAGGCGAATATCCTAAAAGCTTTGACCGGGCTTTTCCTGGAGACCTGCCAGGAAGTGTGTCGCCGTTATCAGGACCGGCTCACCATCGAGGAACGCATCGTGGACAACTGCGCGATGCAACTCGTGATCAACCCGGCTCAGTTCGACATCATTTTAACCACCAACATGTTCGGCGATATTCTGTCGGATGAGTGCGCGGGGCTGGTCGGAGGTCTGGGCATGGCGCCCGGCGCAAACATCGGTACCGAGGCGGCCTTGTTCGAGGCGGTGCATGGTTCGGCGCCGGACATCGCCGGCAAGGGCATCGCGAATCCCACGGCGCTAATGCTGGCCGCGGCACTGATGCTGGAGCACGTCCATCAGCACGACAACGCAGAACGACTGCGCAACGCCATAAAAGATGTGCTTGGGAAAGACCAGGTGCGCACCCCCGATCTGTGCGGTGAGGCGACCACCATACAATTCGCGGACGCCGTCATACGCCGTCTGGATTAA